A section of the Malania oleifera isolate guangnan ecotype guangnan chromosome 2, ASM2987363v1, whole genome shotgun sequence genome encodes:
- the LOC131149255 gene encoding uncharacterized protein LOC131149255, which produces MSRPLLLVFLLLVLIITSQFEWKQQLVIDIDSTPSISQKQQQISKREEAVKEKIILSQEKNIQRLNELVLSLREQLRYCRGNNDATNSTVNHLTEKVIELERQQILES; this is translated from the exons ATGTCAAGGCCCCTGTTGCTTGTTTTCTTGTTGCTCGTCCTGATAATCACCTCTCAGTTTGAATGGAAGCAACAGCTTGTGATTGACATAGATTCGACTCCGAGTATTTCTCAAAAGCAACAGCAAATTTCTAAGAGGGAGGAAGCTGTAAAAGAGAAA ATTATCTTGTCACAAGAGAAGAACATTCAGAGGCTTAATGAGCTTGTGCTGAGTCTTCGGGAACAACTGCGATATTGCCGTGGGAATAATGATGCAACAAACAGCACTGTAAACCATTTGACTGAAAAGGTAATTGAACTTGAGCGACAGCAGATCCTGGAGAGTTAA